The DNA window TGGGTTTTGCTTCataatttatcaaactCCTCAGGAGGCGCTAGCTGCGCTGAAGTACTTATCGAAGACCAAGCTAGACGACCGAGAGATTACTATTGATTTGGATCCCGGTTTTGAAGAAGGCCGTCAATTTGGCAGGGGTAAAAATGGAGGGCAAGTAAGTGATGAGTTGAGGTTTGAGTATGATGCTTCTAGAGGAGGGTTTTATGTTCCTTTGGAAAACAGGATTGGTACAGTGAATAACTTTGGAGCAAGGCGTATTCGTGAACCAAATAAGGGACACTATCATCATgttcatcaccatcaccaccatcaccaccatcaaCACCATCAacagcaccagcagcatcaacaacaacaccaaaCAGCAGCGGTAGCGGTAGCCGTGCCAGCTAAGGTGAATCCAATGGAAGTAGAGGAAGAGTTAGATAGTTATATTCCAGGTCAATGATTGTGATAAGGGTATTTTGTTTGTTCCAACCGTCAAAGttatttttcattttaagGGAGGTATGCATTATTAAGTAGCTAAATAGATTACCATCAAATAAGTCTTAAATCTtattatttcattttcatttttatttttatttctcatgttcagtttttgtttctttgtttctctctcttaaatatatctaatGTTGCTACTATgagtattattagtattacATTACAACGCAAATATGGTTTTCTAGATATGTATAATAATGATCAGTAAGTCTTATAAATACATTGCACATGAAAGGAGAACACAGtacatataatattgatTAAGTAAATAATCAATTGTGGGGAGACATTTCAAGCGGAATGCAGGCGGAATATTTAAACGTTTGTACCAGacaagttcttcaattcttccaatcTATCTATCAATTTTTTCCTTCTCGTTAGCGGCACAATATTAAACCGCTTGTCTAATTCACTATCAGAACGAGCTTCTTCGATAGCCCCTCTAGGCGGTTCAGCGTGGGACTGTGATGTTATGTTTCCACTATAACTCTTGGATAGCTTATAATAGTTTTGGAAAATCTTACGCCGTCTAACGTTGATAAACCAATTGGATAATTGAACCGGATTTAAACCAGTTTGTTTAAGCagctcttttttttcttgagGGGAAGGATAAGGATTGTCGTAATGGTCCCGGAGCCACTCATTAAGGATATCTACCGTCTCTTTGGGCAAGTTGGAACGTCGATGTTGTTTCTTAGTATGTTCTACCGACTTCAAGGCCTTGTGGGGTACTTTTGGTATAGCGGTGCCTGCTTGTGAAGCTGAAATAGGCTCCATTTGCACGGTAGTCGCCGTCGTTGTAGATGGTGCCATGATCTGTTTAGGCACATAGTCTCGATGGGGTTCTAATGTGTAATGTATCTCACAAGACTGGGGACCAAACACAGGACTAGTCTGCGCGACCCCGCCAATTCCGAAAGGTAAAGGTGTTACTGCTGTTGTCTGGTAGACttgatgataataaatTGGCGCATGTCCCTCACTGCTATCGGCAAACGCTGAGGATGGAGccgatgatgacgatgCGGTAGAAGTCGCCTCTGCATTTGTCTTTGGTGTAACAGCGTAATATGGCGTTTGGAAATGCGAGATGCTGTGGTGTCGTGGTAGAGGTTGTGGACATGAACGAATCTGTGGAAGTGAAGGA is part of the Eremothecium cymbalariae DBVPG#7215 chromosome 2, complete sequence genome and encodes:
- the CBC2 gene encoding nuclear cap-binding protein subunit CBC2 (similar to Ashbya gossypii AFL050W) is translated as MSLAEFDELRWDHSCDRLDVPSNYLKRKARKTPSGLEELRKSMVSATIYVGNLSFYTSEEQLYELFNKCGTIERIIMGLDRFKFTPCGFCFIIYQTPQEALAALKYLSKTKLDDREITIDLDPGFEEGRQFGRGKNGGQVSDELRFEYDASRGGFYVPLENRIGTVNNFGARRIREPNKGHYHHVHHHHHHHHHQHHQQHQQHQQQHQTAAVAVAVPAKVNPMEVEEELDSYIPGQ
- a CDS encoding homeobox domain-containing protein (similar to Ashbya gossypii AFL049C) yields the protein MPNPPVKLPSIHHILNIVDIVETDQYRHKSYPSVSPPISHSPTRGSSISAISEFNLAPPQTPIFYSGRVRSPSLPQIRSCPQPLPRHHSISHFQTPYYAVTPKTNAEATSTASSSSAPSSAFADSSEGHAPIYYHQVYQTTAVTPLPFGIGGVAQTSPVFGPQSCEIHYTLEPHRDYVPKQIMAPSTTTATTVQMEPISASQAGTAIPKVPHKALKSVEHTKKQHRRSNLPKETVDILNEWLRDHYDNPYPSPQEKKELLKQTGLNPVQLSNWFINVRRRKIFQNYYKLSKSYSGNITSQSHAEPPRGAIEEARSDSELDKRFNIVPLTRRKKLIDRLEELKNLSGTNV